A single region of the Lactobacillus xylocopicola genome encodes:
- the dnaJ gene encoding molecular chaperone DnaJ yields MAQEDYYGVLGVDRNASDKEINSAYRKLAKKYHPDINHEPGAEEKYKKINEAYEVLHDEQKRAQYDQFGSAGVNGQGFGGGQGYGDFNDFGGFGDIFNDFFGGASGGGQRRADPTAPARGEDLDYTLTIDFMDAITGKKTQVSYTRSETCQTCQGSGAEKGTHPVTCDKCNGSGYMTVTQKSVLGVIRRQTVCDKCRGRGVVIEHPCQTCHGQGVVQGKNTIEVNIPAGIDNGQQLRYEGQGEAGKNGGPYGDLYISYQIKPSKDFERNGTTIYTTVPISFAQATLGDEIKVKTVHGEKELKIPAGTQPNKQFTLRGEGVPYLRGNGNGDQVTTVQVQIPQSINEQQKEALVDFVKAGGGSISPQEKGFFERLKEKLQ; encoded by the coding sequence ATGGCACAGGAAGATTATTATGGCGTGCTGGGCGTTGACCGCAATGCCAGTGATAAGGAAATTAACTCTGCTTACCGGAAACTAGCAAAGAAGTACCATCCGGACATTAACCATGAACCGGGAGCCGAAGAGAAATACAAGAAAATCAACGAGGCCTACGAGGTATTGCATGACGAGCAAAAACGGGCCCAGTACGATCAATTCGGGTCTGCCGGTGTCAATGGCCAGGGCTTTGGTGGTGGTCAAGGTTATGGTGACTTTAATGACTTTGGCGGCTTTGGTGATATTTTCAATGACTTCTTTGGTGGTGCTAGTGGAGGTGGTCAGCGCCGGGCCGATCCAACTGCACCCGCGCGCGGTGAAGACCTTGACTACACATTGACAATCGATTTTATGGATGCGATTACCGGTAAAAAGACGCAGGTATCATACACCCGTAGTGAGACTTGCCAGACTTGCCAGGGCTCGGGGGCCGAAAAGGGTACTCATCCTGTTACCTGTGACAAGTGTAACGGGAGTGGCTATATGACGGTTACGCAGAAATCTGTTCTTGGCGTCATTCGCCGGCAAACGGTTTGTGACAAGTGTCGCGGCCGCGGTGTGGTTATCGAACATCCTTGCCAGACTTGTCACGGCCAAGGCGTTGTCCAAGGCAAGAATACAATTGAAGTCAACATCCCAGCCGGCATTGATAACGGGCAACAGCTACGCTATGAGGGTCAAGGCGAAGCAGGTAAGAACGGCGGCCCTTATGGTGATCTGTACATCAGTTACCAGATTAAACCGTCCAAGGACTTTGAGCGTAATGGTACGACCATTTATACCACAGTGCCGATTTCCTTTGCTCAAGCCACTCTGGGTGATGAAATCAAGGTTAAGACGGTACATGGCGAGAAGGAGTTAAAGATTCCGGCCGGCACCCAGCCCAACAAGCAGTTTACCCTGCGCGGTGAAGGTGTACCTTATTTGCGGGGCAATGGTAATGGTGACCAGGTGACAACCGTTCAGGTGCAGATTCCGCAATCAATTAATGAACAGCAGAAGGAAGCTTTAGTTGACTTTGTCAAGGCCGGTGGGGGCTCGATCTCACCACAAGAAAAAGGCTTTTTTGAACGACTAAAGGAAAAGCTGCAGTAA
- the recJ gene encoding single-stranded-DNA-specific exonuclease RecJ: protein MDWKQRSGTELAPELVAEYQLSPITAKLFSLRGINTAPKLDFWLNANETDLASPSLMHDLDKAVERINRAIDEGEKITIYGDYDADGITATSIMVETLGILGADVHYFIPDRFKDGYGPNMEAYQRIVANGTKLIITVDNGITGLDEVAYANSQQVDTIITDHHKFQAELPDSYAIVHCNYPGQDYPFDDYCGAGVAYTISRALMQDSMPELLELAMIGTIGDMVKVSGEGHIIVKRGLEIINQTERPGLRALIKNAGLKIGQINETDIGFNVAPRLNAVGRLANASLAVELLLCENDEEAQTIADQVEKLNEERKDLTMRVYQSCLKQIKRNGWQSKNTLVIYDPDFHEGVLGLVANKIVEEVHKPTIILTKNEAGLVKGSGRTLPGFNVFDALNPLKEDYLVKFGGHDFACGLSMEADKISPFRAAFEASFKGTKELPTKYYDFELPLAGLSLETITDIETAGPFGTDNVQPIFSISQPEIASCFYMGQEKNHIRLTVAKNGGNLEVVGFNQKDLTRVLLTYLDQLFIQLGKNSYRKQVKLQGILTGISFTAPAVSLTTPVVDLRHEKYVMGFADSYLLFDKQNQTLASSMYGLDPAKIMPISDYDGKGEMAVLLDVPHNQKELDEALTKDYGQLYLRFLLDRLPVQSIPAKSAFAAVLRYVYQHPGLTIDDFRQVARFLGLAYNSVLFILRVFFELNFIRLDQDKIMGVKNPPTRPLTASKYFLGVSAQVNFAQELRQMASSKLLMYVNQQLRLH, encoded by the coding sequence ATAGATTGGAAGCAGCGCTCAGGCACTGAATTAGCTCCTGAATTAGTAGCAGAGTATCAACTTAGCCCCATCACGGCTAAGTTGTTCTCTTTGCGCGGAATTAATACCGCGCCAAAGTTGGATTTTTGGCTTAATGCTAACGAAACAGACCTGGCTAGTCCCAGCCTGATGCATGACCTGGATAAGGCGGTAGAACGGATTAACCGGGCTATAGATGAAGGCGAAAAGATTACTATTTACGGTGATTACGATGCAGACGGTATCACGGCCACTAGTATCATGGTGGAGACACTGGGAATTCTTGGAGCAGATGTCCATTACTTTATTCCTGATCGCTTTAAGGATGGCTATGGTCCTAATATGGAAGCCTATCAGAGGATTGTGGCAAATGGTACTAAGTTGATTATTACGGTTGATAATGGAATAACTGGGCTTGATGAAGTTGCTTATGCGAATAGCCAACAGGTTGATACCATTATTACCGACCACCATAAGTTTCAAGCAGAGCTTCCAGACAGTTATGCGATTGTCCATTGTAACTATCCGGGGCAGGATTATCCGTTTGATGATTATTGCGGAGCTGGTGTTGCCTACACAATTTCCCGTGCGCTAATGCAGGATTCAATGCCTGAACTTTTGGAGCTAGCAATGATTGGAACCATTGGAGACATGGTCAAGGTTTCCGGTGAAGGACACATCATTGTCAAGCGGGGATTGGAAATAATTAATCAGACGGAGCGGCCTGGCTTGCGCGCCCTAATCAAAAATGCTGGTTTGAAAATAGGACAGATTAATGAAACTGATATTGGCTTTAACGTTGCGCCGCGGCTTAATGCAGTGGGACGTCTTGCTAATGCAAGTTTAGCTGTCGAATTACTGTTATGTGAAAATGATGAAGAAGCCCAAACAATCGCAGACCAGGTTGAAAAACTAAATGAAGAGCGCAAAGACTTAACCATGCGAGTTTATCAGTCATGCCTGAAACAGATTAAGCGTAATGGTTGGCAGTCCAAGAATACCCTGGTCATTTATGATCCTGACTTTCATGAAGGGGTGCTCGGGTTAGTGGCCAATAAGATTGTCGAAGAGGTTCACAAGCCAACAATTATTTTAACTAAAAACGAGGCGGGCCTGGTTAAGGGCTCAGGGCGGACATTGCCCGGCTTTAACGTCTTTGATGCGTTGAACCCGCTTAAGGAGGACTATTTGGTTAAGTTTGGTGGCCATGACTTTGCCTGTGGTCTGTCAATGGAAGCCGACAAAATTTCACCATTTAGAGCAGCTTTTGAAGCTAGCTTCAAGGGTACGAAAGAGCTTCCGACCAAGTACTATGACTTTGAATTGCCATTGGCGGGCCTCAGTCTTGAAACAATTACAGACATCGAAACAGCTGGCCCTTTTGGTACCGATAACGTCCAGCCGATTTTTAGTATTTCGCAGCCAGAAATTGCTAGTTGCTTTTATATGGGCCAGGAGAAGAACCATATTCGTTTGACTGTTGCTAAAAACGGTGGCAATCTGGAAGTGGTTGGTTTTAACCAAAAGGACCTAACCCGGGTGCTACTAACCTATCTTGACCAGTTGTTCATCCAACTAGGTAAGAATAGCTACCGCAAGCAGGTCAAACTGCAGGGCATCTTGACGGGAATTAGCTTTACGGCGCCGGCAGTTAGTCTGACCACTCCAGTGGTTGACCTGCGTCACGAAAAATACGTCATGGGTTTTGCAGATAGTTATCTGTTATTTGACAAGCAAAATCAGACACTTGCTAGCAGTATGTATGGCTTGGATCCAGCAAAAATCATGCCCATTAGTGATTATGACGGTAAGGGAGAAATGGCAGTCTTGCTAGATGTTCCCCATAATCAAAAAGAGCTGGATGAGGCGTTGACCAAGGACTACGGTCAGCTTTACCTGCGTTTTTTGCTTGATCGTTTGCCTGTTCAAAGCATTCCAGCTAAGTCGGCCTTTGCTGCTGTTTTACGTTATGTCTATCAGCACCCCGGCTTGACAATTGACGATTTCCGCCAGGTGGCCCGGTTTTTGGGACTTGCCTATAACAGTGTGCTTTTCATTTTACGGGTCTTTTTTGAATTAAACTTTATCCGCTTAGACCAGGATAAAATCATGGGAGTTAAAAATCCGCCAACTAGACCATTGACCGCATCTAAGTACTTTTTGGGAGTGAGTGCACAAGTCAACTTCGCCCAGGAATTACGGCAAATGGCCAGCTCTAAGTTATTAATGTACGTGAACCAGCAATTACGTTTGCATTAA
- a CDS encoding SDR family NAD(P)-dependent oxidoreductase — MKSYVLITGASSGIGKSFAEYYARQGCSLVVVARSKNKLDKFKILMENTYGIEIVVIPQDLSIPGAAQKVFDLTKELNINVDTLVNAAGFGLNGLVHDIAYNEQHNQIVVNVLSLFDLTKLFLSTMKENNQGTIINIASSSAYHPIPSMAVYAASKAFVLSFTEALAIETKDNHIQVIAMSPGATDTNFFSAGKGVAYGQLRTPEHVVEETIKALRKGKISKIDGANNYFTSTFLPRMLPRKAMAKMVYNIMKKTR, encoded by the coding sequence ATGAAATCATATGTCCTTATAACAGGAGCCTCATCAGGTATCGGAAAATCTTTTGCTGAATATTATGCAAGACAAGGTTGTTCTTTGGTTGTAGTAGCTAGATCAAAAAATAAGTTAGATAAATTTAAAATATTAATGGAAAACACATACGGAATAGAGATTGTGGTAATACCTCAAGATTTATCTATTCCAGGTGCTGCTCAAAAAGTGTTTGATTTGACAAAGGAATTAAATATTAATGTAGATACACTAGTTAATGCTGCAGGTTTTGGATTAAATGGATTGGTTCATGACATTGCGTATAATGAACAACATAATCAAATAGTAGTAAATGTGTTGTCCTTATTTGACTTAACAAAACTTTTTTTGTCAACAATGAAAGAAAATAATCAAGGTACAATAATTAACATTGCGTCTAGTTCAGCTTACCATCCAATTCCTAGTATGGCTGTTTATGCAGCAAGTAAAGCTTTTGTTTTGTCTTTTACTGAAGCACTAGCTATTGAAACTAAGGATAATCATATTCAAGTCATTGCAATGAGTCCAGGAGCAACTGATACCAACTTTTTCTCAGCTGGCAAGGGAGTTGCTTACGGACAGCTGCGCACTCCAGAACACGTAGTCGAGGAAACAATAAAAGCACTTCGCAAAGGAAAAATATCCAAGATAGATGGAGCTAACAACTATTTTACTAGTACGTTTTTGCCCAGAATGCTACCTAGAAAGGCAATGGCGAAGATGGTATATAATATAATGAAAAAAACAAGGTAA
- a CDS encoding GNAT family N-acetyltransferase gives MADFDQVITILKDGANQLAERGVDQWQGDYPSLNQVKEDIEHGWAYLALSADEETVGAIAIVDAPDPAYDQLNGEWLSNTDQYVVIHRVAIHSQHAGKGYATQLLSSVIDNIKTKRADVESIRIDTHEDNHAMQHLIAKMGFTKVGTLHGVYRPKEISYVYELAK, from the coding sequence ATGGCTGATTTTGACCAAGTTATCACCATTTTAAAAGACGGAGCCAACCAGTTAGCTGAGCGCGGTGTTGACCAGTGGCAGGGCGATTATCCGTCCCTGAACCAGGTTAAAGAGGATATTGAGCATGGTTGGGCCTATTTGGCCCTCTCAGCTGATGAAGAAACCGTCGGCGCCATTGCAATCGTTGATGCCCCAGACCCGGCTTACGACCAGTTAAATGGTGAGTGGCTTAGCAATACTGACCAGTATGTGGTCATCCATCGGGTAGCTATTCATTCTCAGCATGCTGGTAAAGGCTATGCAACCCAACTATTAAGTTCGGTTATTGATAATATCAAGACCAAGCGAGCTGATGTTGAGTCGATTCGGATTGATACGCACGAAGACAACCACGCGATGCAGCACTTAATTGCTAAGATGGGCTTCACCAAAGTCGGTACGCTTCACGGTGTTTATCGGCCAAAGGAAATTTCTTACGTCTATGAGCTAGCTAAATAA
- a CDS encoding adenine phosphoribosyltransferase has translation MLNDFEEHIASVKDFPNQGIVFRDITPILQDGKLFQAATHKLADYVKSRNADVIVGPEARGFIVGCPVATELGIGFVPARKPHKLPREVERASYDLEYGSNSLEMHKDAIKPGQRVVICDDLLATAGTLRACKQLVEDLGGNLVGAAFYIELPDLKGKEKLPGLDIYSLTKFHGA, from the coding sequence ATGTTAAACGATTTTGAAGAACATATTGCAAGTGTTAAGGATTTTCCCAATCAGGGGATTGTTTTTCGGGACATTACGCCCATTTTACAAGATGGAAAATTGTTTCAAGCGGCCACACACAAGTTAGCTGATTACGTTAAGAGCAGAAATGCTGACGTTATTGTTGGACCTGAGGCTCGTGGCTTTATTGTAGGGTGTCCCGTAGCAACTGAATTGGGGATAGGCTTCGTGCCCGCTAGAAAACCGCATAAGCTGCCCCGTGAGGTTGAACGTGCTTCCTATGACTTGGAGTATGGTTCAAACAGTTTAGAAATGCACAAAGACGCAATTAAGCCAGGGCAAAGAGTGGTCATCTGTGATGACTTGTTAGCTACTGCTGGTACACTACGGGCCTGCAAGCAATTAGTTGAAGACTTAGGTGGGAACCTGGTTGGTGCAGCTTTTTATATTGAATTACCAGATTTAAAAGGCAAGGAAAAATTGCCTGGACTTGATATTTATTCCCTGACCAAGTTTCATGGAGCATAA
- the lepA gene encoding translation elongation factor 4, whose translation MDIKKLQDYQKHIRNFSIVAHIDHGKSTIADRILELTDTVSERQLKNQMLDDMPLERERGITIKMNSVEIKYQAQDGADYIFHLIDTPGHVDFSYEVSRSLAACEGALLVVDASQGVQAQTLANTYLAIDNDLEILPVINKIDLPSADPDQAKEEITEMLGIDASNAAEVSGKTGQGIAELLEDIVQNIPAPTGDLTAPLKALIFDSKYDDYRGVVLSVRIEEGTVKPGDQIKIMNTGKEYEVTEVGVSSPHPVKKDILIAGDVGYLTANIKSVRETRVGDTITAAENPTAEPLPGYRQIPPMVYSGMYPVDNAKYDDLKEALQKFQLNDAALEFEPETSTALGFGFRCGFLGLLHMDVVQERLEQEYDMDLIMTAPSVDYHAMMNDGSTKVIDNPADLPTAGEYQEVQEPYVKAEVMVPNDFVGPVMELCQRKRGDFVTMDYLDKYRVNVIYNMPLAEIIYDFFDDLKSSTKGYASLDYEITGYRATDLVKIDILLNKQVIDALSFIAHRDESQKRARQMTSMLKKLIPRQNFEVDIQGAIGAKIISRATVKPYRKDVTWKIHTGDPDRRAKLLEKQKRGKKRMKSVGRVEVPQDAFMAVLRMNDDDLNSK comes from the coding sequence ATGGACATTAAGAAATTACAAGATTATCAAAAACATATTCGTAACTTTTCGATTGTAGCGCACATTGATCATGGTAAGTCGACTATTGCTGACCGTATTTTAGAGCTAACCGATACGGTATCAGAACGTCAGTTAAAAAATCAGATGCTGGACGATATGCCACTCGAACGGGAACGGGGCATTACGATTAAAATGAACTCGGTTGAGATCAAGTACCAGGCTCAGGATGGCGCCGATTATATTTTTCATTTGATTGATACACCGGGGCACGTTGACTTTTCGTATGAAGTGTCGCGGTCGCTTGCTGCCTGCGAAGGTGCACTTTTGGTTGTCGATGCTTCCCAGGGCGTGCAGGCCCAAACCCTAGCTAATACTTACTTGGCGATTGATAATGACCTTGAGATTTTGCCCGTAATTAATAAGATTGACTTGCCTTCAGCTGATCCGGACCAGGCCAAAGAAGAAATTACGGAAATGCTTGGGATTGATGCCAGCAATGCGGCTGAAGTTTCCGGCAAAACCGGGCAGGGCATTGCCGAATTGCTTGAGGATATTGTGCAAAATATTCCTGCGCCAACCGGCGACCTCACTGCCCCTTTAAAGGCCCTCATCTTTGACTCTAAATACGATGACTACCGCGGGGTAGTGCTGTCTGTACGGATTGAAGAGGGCACGGTTAAACCCGGCGACCAGATTAAGATCATGAATACGGGCAAGGAGTATGAGGTTACAGAGGTGGGTGTTTCAAGTCCCCACCCAGTCAAAAAAGATATTCTAATTGCTGGGGATGTTGGTTACCTAACTGCTAACATTAAGTCTGTGCGTGAAACGCGAGTCGGTGATACCATCACAGCAGCTGAAAATCCAACTGCAGAACCACTGCCAGGTTATCGGCAGATTCCGCCGATGGTTTATTCAGGAATGTATCCAGTTGATAATGCTAAGTATGACGACTTAAAAGAAGCACTGCAAAAATTCCAGTTAAATGATGCAGCGCTAGAATTTGAACCGGAAACTTCTACGGCTTTAGGCTTTGGATTCCGGTGCGGGTTCTTGGGTTTACTGCACATGGATGTGGTTCAAGAGCGACTGGAGCAGGAGTATGATATGGATTTGATCATGACTGCACCATCGGTTGACTATCACGCGATGATGAACGATGGTTCTACCAAGGTAATTGACAATCCAGCTGACTTACCAACGGCGGGTGAATATCAGGAAGTCCAAGAGCCTTATGTGAAAGCAGAGGTAATGGTGCCCAATGATTTTGTGGGTCCGGTAATGGAACTTTGTCAACGCAAGCGCGGCGACTTCGTTACCATGGACTACTTGGATAAATACCGGGTTAACGTGATTTATAATATGCCCCTAGCGGAAATTATTTATGATTTTTTTGATGATTTAAAATCGTCGACCAAGGGTTATGCATCGCTAGATTATGAAATCACGGGCTACCGTGCCACTGATTTAGTCAAAATTGATATCTTGCTGAATAAGCAGGTTATTGACGCCCTTAGTTTTATTGCTCACCGTGACGAATCCCAGAAGCGCGCTCGGCAAATGACGTCAATGCTGAAGAAGTTAATTCCGCGGCAGAACTTTGAGGTTGATATTCAGGGCGCAATCGGTGCCAAGATTATTTCGCGGGCAACCGTTAAACCATATCGTAAGGACGTTACGTGGAAAATTCATACTGGTGACCCGGATAGACGGGCCAAGTTGTTGGAGAAACAGAAGCGGGGCAAGAAACGAATGAAGTCTGTTGGCCGGGTTGAAGTTCCTCAGGATGCTTTTATGGCGGTTTTGAGGATGAATGATGATGACCTCAACAGCAAGTAG
- a CDS encoding winged helix DNA-binding protein: protein MNNIEELRYLIKAADKEGEAQFARMLVPLDVTPSQNEILKILSKNNGLSIAQIGDMLICGSDNPSRLVERLLNKGMIEKRKIQLILG, encoded by the coding sequence ATGAATAACATTGAAGAGTTGAGGTATTTAATTAAGGCAGCGGACAAAGAAGGTGAAGCCCAATTTGCTCGTATGCTAGTTCCACTAGACGTTACACCCAGTCAAAATGAAATTCTGAAAATTTTATCGAAAAATAATGGACTGTCTATCGCTCAAATTGGAGATATGCTTATATGTGGTTCTGATAATCCAAGTAGGCTTGTAGAACGTCTTTTAAACAAAGGTATGATTGAAAAAAGAAAAATTCAACTGATACTCGGGTAA
- a CDS encoding MerR family transcriptional regulator, with the protein MSVSIDEAANITGVPIRKLRYWEEKWIINSVDEGPNKTRKFDYYEIKKIILIHELMVEGYTLEKSAGKVAPRIETLQRAFDKMEEQQKSEEA; encoded by the coding sequence ATGTCTGTTTCCATTGATGAAGCAGCTAACATTACCGGTGTTCCAATCAGAAAATTACGCTATTGGGAAGAAAAATGGATCATCAACAGTGTTGATGAAGGTCCGAATAAAACCAGAAAATTTGATTACTACGAAATCAAAAAGATCATTCTGATACATGAGCTTATGGTTGAAGGCTATACCTTAGAAAAATCAGCGGGGAAAGTAGCGCCCCGTATTGAAACTCTCCAAAGGGCTTTCGATAAAATGGAAGAACAACAAAAATCAGAAGAAGCATAG